A section of the Streptomyces sp. NBC_01591 genome encodes:
- a CDS encoding endonuclease/exonuclease/phosphatase family protein, whose protein sequence is MVLTPLPDSRTEPDGSAVIRVLSYNVRSMRDDCEALARVITACAPDLVLVQEAPRFFRWRKRAAWLAARTDLVVLSGGATAAGPLLLCSLRATVERTQDVLLPLTPGLHRRGFATSVVRIAGTRIGLLSFHLSLQRDERLAQAEMLLERLDAMGVEHAIAAGDLNDVPTGSAFQRLAGRLQDCWAVRPWGEENTYAPDHPRRRIDAVFASDGIEVLGCGVPAGLPGVTDADLRAATDHLPVLAALRVPAIKP, encoded by the coding sequence ATGGTCCTGACGCCACTGCCCGACTCCCGTACCGAGCCGGATGGTTCGGCCGTCATCAGAGTGCTCAGCTACAACGTCCGGTCGATGCGCGACGACTGCGAGGCACTGGCCCGCGTCATCACCGCCTGCGCCCCCGACCTCGTCCTCGTCCAGGAAGCCCCGCGCTTCTTCCGCTGGCGCAAGCGCGCGGCCTGGCTCGCGGCCCGCACCGACCTGGTCGTCCTCAGTGGCGGCGCCACGGCGGCCGGCCCGCTGCTGCTCTGCTCGCTGCGGGCCACCGTGGAGCGGACACAGGACGTGCTGCTGCCGCTCACCCCGGGGCTCCACCGCAGGGGCTTCGCCACGTCGGTGGTACGGATCGCGGGCACCCGGATCGGTCTGCTGAGCTTCCATCTGAGCCTGCAGCGGGACGAACGCCTGGCCCAGGCCGAGATGCTGCTGGAACGGCTGGACGCGATGGGCGTCGAGCACGCGATCGCGGCCGGCGACCTCAACGACGTACCGACCGGGAGCGCCTTCCAGCGGCTGGCCGGGCGGCTCCAGGACTGCTGGGCGGTCCGGCCGTGGGGCGAGGAGAACACCTACGCCCCGGATCACCCGCGACGGCGCATCGACGCGGTCTTCGCGTCGGACGGGATCGAGGTGCTCGGCTGCGGCGTCCCCGCCGGGCTGCCCGGTGTCACCGACGCGGACCTGCGGGCGGCCACCGACCATCTGCCGGTGCTGGCGGCGCTACGGGTGCCCGCGATCAAGCCCTGA